One stretch of Chitinophaga pendula DNA includes these proteins:
- a CDS encoding DUF4870 domain-containing protein, giving the protein MNQKDERTWGALVHLGGLIGMIFLSYVGNVIGALVMWLIRRNDSSFIDSQGKEALNFQITLSFLNVAIGILFGLSSGLWSLTHFLNGDTNWFFPGFHFWGLRSSAHGIVWVLNVIFSIIAAIKGSNGIPYRYPICLRIVK; this is encoded by the coding sequence ATGAATCAAAAAGATGAACGTACATGGGGAGCACTGGTACACCTGGGGGGCCTGATTGGGATGATATTCCTTTCATACGTAGGCAATGTGATCGGCGCACTGGTCATGTGGCTTATCAGACGAAACGATTCTTCCTTTATCGACAGCCAGGGAAAAGAAGCACTTAATTTCCAGATTACCTTAAGTTTCCTCAACGTCGCCATCGGTATCCTGTTTGGCCTCAGCAGCGGCCTGTGGTCATTAACACATTTTCTTAATGGAGATACCAACTGGTTTTTTCCAGGCTTTCACTTCTGGGGCTTGAGAAGTAGCGCACATGGGATCGTATGGGTGCTTAATGTCATCTTCTCTATCATCGCCGCTATTAAAGGCAGCAACGGTATACCATACCGTTACCCGATATGTCTGCGTATCGTTAAATAA
- a CDS encoding tetratricopeptide repeat protein produces MKYMFRITFLWLLVPVLLSGQQRYLLSQGDRAYQSLQYVAAIPFYEKALQKDSLRSDALSKLADCYDRTQQYTPALDCYGRLIQLDTTAHAELRYAQLLAMHSRYVEAAAQYRHWLTRYGHDPLITATAALYERGMDSLYLDTLQARTVLLNINSGYSDFSPVFYARGLVFVSDRPKSGTSSKRFAWNGADFLTLYRVNDTAHVIDARLRTPALEHLLSYAAKDRRNADNSTASSNDSRRLAVNPKLNFLPVDNQLSRKMVFPFHVQLNRKYHEGPVCFNRGQDTVYITRNNQVSAGDGHINRLKMYRLVARNGNWVGQEEFRYNSNDYSTGHPALHPDGSVLFFTADMPGGSGGKDLYYCLRTDSGWAAPVNAGPGINTSGDEMFPYFDETGVLYFSSDRWPGLGGLDIFRVRLDAAQRPVQLPENLGAPINSARNDFGIVWYGQGQGAYLSSDRRGNDDIYQYIRRK; encoded by the coding sequence ATGAAATATATGTTCCGGATCACCTTTCTTTGGCTGCTGGTCCCGGTCCTGCTAAGCGGGCAACAGCGTTACTTATTGTCACAGGGGGATAGAGCTTATCAATCATTACAATATGTGGCTGCTATCCCTTTTTATGAGAAGGCGCTGCAAAAAGATTCGCTGCGTAGCGATGCGTTATCTAAACTGGCAGATTGTTATGACAGGACCCAACAATATACTCCTGCACTGGATTGTTATGGGCGCCTGATTCAGCTGGATACGACTGCCCATGCTGAGCTCCGGTATGCCCAATTACTTGCGATGCATAGCCGCTACGTAGAGGCAGCAGCGCAGTACCGGCACTGGCTGACCCGGTATGGCCATGATCCGCTTATCACGGCTACTGCAGCGCTATATGAAAGAGGAATGGATAGTCTTTACCTGGATACATTACAGGCGCGAACTGTATTACTGAATATCAATAGTGGCTATTCAGATTTTTCCCCGGTATTTTATGCACGAGGGCTGGTATTTGTATCTGACCGGCCCAAGAGTGGTACTTCCAGCAAACGGTTTGCATGGAATGGTGCGGACTTTCTCACTTTATACCGGGTAAACGATACGGCACACGTGATCGATGCCAGGTTGCGTACTCCTGCCTTGGAGCATTTACTTTCCTATGCGGCCAAAGACCGGCGTAATGCTGATAACAGTACCGCCAGCAGTAACGATAGCCGGCGGTTGGCTGTAAATCCCAAACTTAATTTCCTGCCTGTCGACAACCAGCTATCCAGGAAGATGGTATTTCCGTTTCATGTACAGCTGAACAGGAAATATCATGAAGGACCTGTTTGTTTTAACCGTGGCCAGGATACCGTGTATATTACGCGTAATAACCAGGTAAGCGCGGGAGATGGGCATATCAACCGGCTGAAGATGTACCGGCTGGTGGCGCGCAATGGCAACTGGGTCGGGCAGGAAGAATTCCGGTATAACAGTAATGACTATAGTACCGGGCATCCGGCGCTTCATCCGGATGGTAGTGTCTTGTTTTTTACAGCGGATATGCCCGGTGGATCGGGTGGTAAAGACCTGTACTATTGCCTGCGTACAGACAGCGGATGGGCAGCGCCTGTTAATGCTGGTCCTGGTATTAATACGAGTGGTGATGAGATGTTCCCTTACTTCGATGAAACGGGTGTGCTTTATTTTTCTTCGGACCGGTGGCCGGGTCTGGGGGGATTGGATATTTTCCGTGTGCGACTGGATGCGGCTCAGCGGCCTGTGCAGCTACCTGAGAATCTGGGTGCACCGATCAACAGCGCGCGTAATGATTTCGGGATCGTTTGGTATGGTCAGGGGCAGGGAGCCTATTTGAGTTCTGACCGTCGGGGTAATGATGATATCTACCAATATATCCGTCGTAAATAA
- a CDS encoding DoxX family protein, whose translation MNMLQRIDRWGEAHHPKWIDPIRMALGIFLFWKGVVFVQNIDVLKSLINEQPFLTVVSFWLAHYIVFAHLTGGILITMGLLTRPAILAQLPVLVGAIIFVNSPTGLFNVHAELGLSILVLLLLLFFLIEGSGPLSIDEYMRRHPDKAEP comes from the coding sequence ATGAACATGCTACAACGAATCGACCGTTGGGGAGAAGCACATCATCCTAAATGGATTGACCCGATCCGAATGGCTTTGGGTATATTCCTTTTCTGGAAAGGTGTAGTCTTTGTTCAAAACATTGACGTGCTGAAATCCCTGATAAATGAACAACCATTTCTAACGGTAGTATCTTTCTGGCTGGCTCATTACATTGTCTTTGCTCATTTGACTGGAGGTATTTTGATCACTATGGGACTACTTACACGGCCGGCAATACTGGCACAACTCCCTGTTTTAGTGGGTGCCATCATTTTCGTAAATAGCCCTACAGGGCTTTTTAATGTGCACGCAGAACTTGGCCTTTCTATCCTTGTGCTGTTATTGCTGCTCTTCTTCCTCATAGAAGGCAGCGGTCCCCTTTCCATCGATGAATACATGCGCCGCCATCCTGATAAGGCTGAGCCATAG
- a CDS encoding Smr/MutS family protein: MKYEIGDRILLVHSKEEGTVVDIINDKMVMVEVGNTSFPVYLDQIDFPYFHRFTQKKTAPPPRKLPGEEIRTEQKKKHEVFRTEKGVSLSMLPVFQHDGMEEGVQLLKFHLVNETSLALQFHFQLWMKNGMELEMRNELLPWNHFYLTDVAFEALNDNPRFEFTFSLKEPNPKLARNFHKTWKMKPKQIFQHVNELRIRRDATVSYPLFDKYPEWTPEETIQQKIEQKPVGSQYTIMGKTITLQPDSPVEPKEELDLHIENLIKDHRGLSNIAILAIQLNEFQHYLDLAISHKLPRMVVIHGIGKGKLREELHAILKQTPEVNYYVNEYHPKYGYGATEIFFHSYR; encoded by the coding sequence ATGAAATATGAAATAGGAGATAGGATATTACTGGTACACTCTAAAGAAGAAGGTACCGTAGTAGATATCATCAACGACAAAATGGTAATGGTAGAAGTAGGCAACACCAGCTTCCCCGTATACCTCGATCAGATCGACTTCCCGTACTTCCACCGGTTTACACAGAAGAAGACCGCCCCACCGCCCCGCAAACTGCCGGGCGAAGAGATCCGCACCGAACAAAAGAAAAAACACGAAGTGTTCAGAACGGAAAAAGGCGTATCCCTCTCCATGCTGCCGGTATTTCAACACGATGGAATGGAAGAAGGCGTACAATTACTCAAATTCCATCTCGTTAATGAAACTTCCCTCGCCCTCCAGTTCCACTTCCAGCTGTGGATGAAAAATGGGATGGAACTCGAAATGAGGAACGAATTGCTGCCCTGGAATCACTTCTACCTGACGGATGTGGCCTTCGAAGCCCTCAACGACAATCCCCGCTTCGAATTCACCTTCTCCCTCAAAGAACCCAATCCAAAATTGGCCAGGAACTTCCATAAGACCTGGAAGATGAAACCCAAACAAATCTTCCAGCATGTCAACGAACTCAGGATCAGACGCGACGCCACCGTCAGCTATCCACTGTTCGATAAATATCCTGAATGGACACCGGAAGAAACCATCCAGCAAAAGATCGAACAGAAACCTGTAGGCAGTCAGTACACCATCATGGGCAAAACTATCACCCTGCAACCAGACTCCCCGGTAGAACCCAAAGAAGAACTGGACCTGCATATAGAAAACCTCATCAAAGATCACAGAGGGTTGAGCAATATCGCCATCCTTGCCATCCAGCTCAATGAATTCCAACACTACCTCGACCTGGCTATCTCGCATAAACTACCACGTATGGTTGTAATCCATGGTATCGGCAAAGGAAAACTCCGGGAAGAACTGCACGCAATACTTAAACAAACACCCGAAGTCAACTATTACGTGAATGAATACCATCCCAAATATGGGTATGGCGCTACAGAGATATTCTTTCATAGCTATAGATAA
- a CDS encoding PorP/SprF family type IX secretion system membrane protein, whose translation MKRVVLIIVIVCLYGEAVQAQQDAMYTQYMFNMMGVNPGYAGSRGILSATAMYRRQWVGINGAPETATVSFDMATRNNKVGLGIQAFDDRVGIVHSTGLYATYAYRIRFEDKGSLAIGLQGGFSNYKANLTKVGLIDPNDPSFAQNINTILPSFGAGVYYNSDRFYVGFSVPNLVKSYLRKDEVQYRADVIAKKYLHFFFIAGYVFDLGNEFKLKPSTLVKAVRGAPVQLDVNANLWIKDVVSVGASYRTGDAVSGLLEVQITHQLRIGYAYDHTISKLVKFNQGTHEIMLRYEFGWEKGRILSPRYF comes from the coding sequence ATGAAAAGAGTCGTCCTTATCATCGTGATCGTCTGTTTGTATGGGGAGGCGGTACAGGCGCAACAGGATGCGATGTATACGCAATACATGTTCAATATGATGGGTGTCAATCCAGGTTATGCCGGCAGCCGGGGGATATTGAGTGCCACTGCTATGTACCGCCGGCAATGGGTGGGTATAAACGGGGCGCCGGAAACCGCCACGGTATCATTTGATATGGCCACACGCAATAATAAAGTGGGGCTGGGTATACAGGCTTTTGACGACCGGGTGGGTATTGTACATTCCACCGGCTTATATGCTACCTACGCTTACCGCATCAGATTTGAAGATAAGGGCTCACTGGCTATTGGCTTGCAGGGCGGTTTTAGCAACTATAAAGCCAACCTGACAAAAGTAGGCCTGATAGATCCTAACGATCCCTCCTTTGCACAAAACATCAATACTATCCTGCCAAGTTTTGGCGCTGGGGTCTATTATAACAGTGACCGTTTTTATGTAGGGTTTTCTGTGCCTAATCTCGTTAAGAGCTATCTGCGGAAGGATGAGGTACAATATAGGGCAGATGTGATCGCCAAAAAGTACCTCCACTTTTTCTTTATCGCCGGTTATGTATTTGACCTTGGTAACGAATTCAAGCTGAAGCCTTCTACTTTAGTGAAGGCCGTAAGAGGTGCACCAGTTCAGCTGGATGTGAATGCCAACCTATGGATCAAGGATGTGGTGTCTGTAGGTGCTTCTTATCGTACCGGGGATGCCGTATCCGGCTTGCTGGAAGTACAGATCACTCACCAGCTGCGTATCGGATATGCTTATGATCATACGATATCCAAGCTGGTCAAATTCAACCAGGGCACACATGAGATTATGTTGCGTTATGAATTCGGATGGGAGAAAGGCCGGATATTATCTCCCCGTTATTTTTAA